The proteins below are encoded in one region of Belonocnema kinseyi isolate 2016_QV_RU_SX_M_011 chromosome 3, B_treatae_v1, whole genome shotgun sequence:
- the LOC117169324 gene encoding uncharacterized protein LOC117169324: protein MANIFYLSAIRRHFRTDIESRSVNSAVTMPGYKWVRYSGARCIVPKMITVGRDLDGSNLVIGRATHHGDLLPAKVKPEHGVAYVSYGGQEHAKHDFEILMPACIHWVPSRNGIVPHGSVEVGSTSTGETLYVGRVLHNGVMTSGKIQPSHHCLYIPYDGHEISYKDYEILVQN from the exons ATGGCAAACATATTCTATCTATCTGCGATAAGACGTCATTTTCGAACTGACATTGAAAGTAGAAGTGTCAACTCTGCCGTAACCATGCCTg GATACAAATGGGTCAGATACTCAGGAGCTCGTTGCATTGTACCTAAAATGATTACTGTTGGTCGGGATCTTGATGGTTCAAACTTGGTTATCGGAAGGGCAACGCATCACGGTGATCTTCTTCCTGCGAAGGTCAAACCGGAACATGGGGTGGCCTACGTCTCTTATGGAGGTCAGGAACACGCAAAACATGATTTCGAG ATCTTAATGCCAGCTTGCATCCATTGGGTCCCTTCAAGAAATGGAATTGTCCCACATGGATCAGTAGAAGTTGGAAGTACAAGCACAGGTGAAACTCTTTACGTGGGGCGAGTCCTCCACAATGGAGTAATGACTTCTGGAAAG ATTCAGCCAAGCCACCACTGTCTCTACATACCTTATGATGGACACGAAATCTCTTATAAGGATTACGAAATTCttgtgcaaaattaa